From Calothrix sp. PCC 6303, a single genomic window includes:
- a CDS encoding NAD(P)H-quinone oxidoreductase subunit O — translation MAVKKGEMVRVVREKLENSVEAQASDSRLPGYLFETQGEVLDIKGDYAFVKFGKVPTPNIWLRQDQLETF, via the coding sequence ATGGCAGTCAAAAAAGGTGAAATGGTACGTGTCGTCCGCGAAAAACTAGAAAATAGTGTGGAAGCACAAGCTAGCGATTCCCGTTTACCTGGTTATTTATTTGAAACTCAGGGAGAAGTGCTTGATATCAAAGGTGATTATGCTTTTGTGAAGTTCGGAAAAGTTCCTACACCAAACATTTGGTTGCGTCAAGATCAATTAGAAACTTTTTAG